TAGCAGGGAActtaatggtggtggtggtggtggtggtggtggtggagaacaCTATGAAAGTCCCCGTACAGTCATGGCTGCCTCGGGGATTTTACATAGACTTATTTTAAAGAGTTGCGTATGTAAACCTAGATTCTTAAAGATCACTTAGACTTTTAGCTGTGAGTCTCGGGGGGGAGTTGTGTATGCAGCTTCACCTCTGAAATGCTTTTGTTTACACATAATATCCTGTGTATATGGAAATAACCCTTAAGGCACACTCACCACTTGCAGGTGATTGGAGGATGGATTGGGGGGAGGAGCCATAGGCAGAGGGGTGAACTACTCTGTCCTGTGTGAGATGGCATCTGAGGTGAAAGGCATTTTTATAGTCCCAGTTTGTTAACATATTTGCAGTTGTCTTAGCGGAGTTGTATGTATATAGTTGAAACAAATCTCACGGAGCTTTTCACATTCAGGGAAGGACAAGATTGTCTTTGGGATGTTGGGGGGATTCTGTACTTGGACAGTTTGGCCATATTGCGCTAAAATGGCTAATGGTGAACAAAAGCCAGCTGTCCCAGTTAGTGTGATCATGTCAACACGCTCATGTAGGTTCTGCTCGAAGCAACGTCATCGTTTGCTGCAAACTGCACATTTTAAGGGTTAATCCTGAAGATGTGGGTGTCTGCCATATGTAAGCCAGACTATAAGAACAGGGTAATCACGTCGGGCACATGTAGGTGTATTGGGAGTGAGGTGGGATTTTGAAACAGACAGGCAACCGTGCCGGCCAGGTTCACAGACATGCCCAAGTAGAGGGCGTAAGGGACCGCGATAGCCAATCAGCAGAGCCTGTAGCATGGCTGTGGACTGTACTAACAGATGCACTAACGGGGGGGAGGTGTTTTGGGGAACAGTTGCACAGAGTTCGAGTTTAagtgtgtattattattattattatttataatacagGCATTTGTCTTTTAGTGTTCCAATTTTCCATTTCCTAAGCCGCTAGGAACCCGTTCTTGAGCTGTTCCTCTAGAACAAGTGGGCGTAGGTGCCGTGATTCTTCCTCCCATCTTCACCACCACACCTAGCAACAGTAGAAATGACCTGCCAGTCACTCTGAGAGGTCGAGGGGTCAAGGGTCACGTAGCAGGCCCCGTTCTTCCCTGGTTGCTTCTGATCTGATTTCAGAATGAGAGAGTTTGGTGTTTGGTTTCGTTTGATGACTTAAGCGTGGCGTGCAacgggtggtggtgatgttgatCATGATGCCGACTGTTATCAGTGTGTTTTCTGTGGATTGATTATTAAATTAAGACGGAGAGGTGAAGGGAGAGGCGGTCCTTGTCCGTGTCAACATGATCTGTTGTCCAGTTACAGCCCAGCACTGACCTTAAGGTGAAGTGCACATGAACGCAGAGACTAACTGCTTGTGGGTATTCCTACATGCTGAGGCTTCATGCTGTGATTCTCACTGTGTGGCTACAGTGACCCAGACCACCATCTGGTTGTCATGGGCTGCTACAGTGACCCAGACCACCATCTGGTTGTCATGGGCTGCTACAGTGACCCAGACCACCATCTGGTTGGCATGGGCAGCTACAGCCCAGCCAGTCGGACTGTCTTTTTAATCAATTTAACATAAACGTACAGACTTACTCACAATCACAAAATTATGACTCATCTATCAGACTGGAAAGTTGAGTAGGTCCTACAGACGCCGTCATTGTAGCCGTGTGTAGTCAGTAATGTCACGGTGACCTggcacctccacccccctctccacctccctgatcTCCTCGTCTCTTAGACcggaggggtgggtggagggacGGCTGGTCATCTGCGTACTTCACCTAATGACGTGTCCTTTTTTTAATTTTACTTTTGTCCTCCTTGAAATGACGACGCCTTGTTAAGTGCCTCTCTGTAGCTATTAATGCACTCTAAGCAAAAGGTGAATGACAAGACTTGGAAAAATGAGCTAATAAACGGCTACTGTGTAATAAAAGGGACTGTCTGTGGTGATTTGGTGTTTCCCTTGTCTGCCGTTTCCTTCCTCTGGTCTCCGCCGCCGTCTCCTGGTTTCACCCGCCGGCTTCCGTCTTGCATGGTGTGCGTCTTCTTCCTCTTTCGGTAATGTCACCGAAACCACGGAGCACCGGTGCCCACGGCATGCCGCCTCCGAGcgcttggggggtgggggtgcctCTGCCGGACATCCCTTTTGGAGAAGTGCAGAGACGGGGCGAGTCCATCACCACGACGACGACAGCCAGGGGCCGCAGTGCTTTTCCCCCGAAGCGGTCGCGCTTAACTGTAGGCGAGGGTTGAATCAGGCGGCGCTAATGGGGAAAACGCTCAACTTTCCAGCGGCGTAACCTTCTGTGACTGGATCTGCTGCCCCAGTTACGTAATGGGAAGTGTCTTCTGGTGTTACCACATCATTTTTTGTGTGATAATGCTAGGTCTTTTTACACTTCTTTTTTTTAGAATTAAGGTTTTAGAGCCAATCATCATGGGATCTGCATGTCTTGTTTGTGTATCTCATCTGACTCtaagcaaaatatatatatatatatatatatatatatatatatatatatatatatatatatatatatataatatatggaTCCCAGGTAATCACTTATAAGTGGATTGAAACCCCCCCTGCAATAGACTACTGAACCAGTCTGTGTGTAATTTCATACGTGTTTCTGGTTTACATGAAACCCAGTTAGCATGTTCAAGTTGCCATGCTCAGGTAGGTCATGTGTGGTGCAAACTACACTCCAGTTGCTCAGTTTTAAGAGGTGTGCACATACACATTTGTCGGTCATTTCACCTCGGCCCAATCAAGCCCAGCTGCATACACGTGAGAATCGCACGTGCCCCGACGTCTGCCCACCACCCATCTCACGCTCCAGAGTCGGGATTTCTCGTTTCTGTCATTTCTCGTTGCTCCTGTTGCTCATCTCATGTGTCTCGTTTTTCGTTGCGGTTGTTCTCGCACAGACGTCCGGCTCCTCGACGGAACCAGTGGTGAGACCATCGCTGCTGCAGTGCACTGTGGGAGACGGACGTGACCCGAGCCATCCGATACCTGCTTAAGCAATGCCAAACTCTCCACGCCTGAAGCCTGCTTAAGCATTTCCAAACTCTCCACGCCATGCCTGAAGCCTGCTTGCTTCTCCTCCTGCTTTATGGTTCATCCTTGCAGAAAACAGCCACCTCACCATGAAGCAGTGGTGAAGGGATCATCTGGCTGGAGCTCTGATGCGTTCTTACTGCAGTGACATTTCAGGTTCTCCTTAAAAATGTATGAATGGTCCGATACTCAAGTACACAGTTCACTGGGTTCACGACCAAGAACCACTCCCTCAGCAGCCATTTAAACATTTTCATTAAACTTCTGACCTCAGTTTTGCTTAGTTGGCAAAGACCCCTGCCAAGAACATTCATACTAGATTGTGTCTCTCAAAATGAAGGTTTTCTGATGTGTCTGCAGTAAAAGCAAATATAATAAGTGGGTTTAATGAGTTTTAAATAAGTTATCAGCATCATCAGTGCCAAACCATTACAGGGAACAAAAATCTAGTGACAATGAAATGTCCTATCGACAAGGGACTTTATatttaaacaactttatttgtttttacaaCTGTGAGAAATTAAAAACCTCCAACTTCATCCTGAAAACATTCATCTCGCTCCCTAATAAGGGCGTCCTCTCCTACTGTGTGTTTCTAAGCACGATATACATCCGTGTTGTTCAGTTTGTTGCCTTTGTGTAGAATACTTGGGACGGGGACCTACTGTCATTGGAGCACAGTGTGTGTTTAGGAAGCAACTACAGACACAGAGGGGTTTTCAGGTTCGCTAGAGGTTACGCTTAACTTTGAGGCCGCAGCCTGAAAGGTCACCATAACTACAGGGTATAAGGGAACTAAACCGACTCTGCAATGCCGTACAACACTAATGCCTATTGTACATGTACACGGGATATGATGTCAAAAAACCCTGTGCCAATCCATTAGAGAATTTCACTGGTGCAGCCTAGGTATGTGACACCTCGGTGACCTCTACAGGTGAGCTGACAGTGAAGGAAACCGTGACGGGAAAAGATGGCCTACGGTTActtctgcctgtgtgtctgttttcttCCACCAATCAACAATATGTCCATTGTAAAATACGATTCCATCTCGCACTCCGAGAATAATactttgttttatgtatgtacctTGTCGCAACAAAAACTGATGTGtaatatattaaataaatgCGATCTACATTTCTTTTAGCAACTTGTTTTGAAATATAAAAAGTAGAACATTTTATTCCTGTATGTGAATGCAGTCATAAACAACTAGAGCATGAGGTTCACGTGTCAATTCCAGATCTTACAAAACTTCAAGCAAACCGCTGCACAACAGAAACACATCTGGAGGCATTCTAGAAACGGTAAGAGAGTCTTATACATCACAAAAAGCCATTAAGATAACCAACCAATCCTGAAGAATCCAGCACCTCTAAATGCTTCGAGTCACTGACCCTGTGACTTCCTCCCACACTTGGGCGTAGCTGTTCCTTTAGGAGTTTCTACAAACTGTTGGCTTGCTGGCCTGGTTCCTTCCCAGCATGCATCATTATGGTACATCTCTTCCTACTTGGCGGTGCTACACTGTTCTTCACCTCCAGAACTTCATACATCCCACATGAACTGTAGCTTCCAAGGGGTTACAGACTCTGCCGAAACAGGCTCCAGAGTAGTAATGATGGTAATGAGTGGTAATCTCCACCATCCCAGTACAAACTACATCTACAAACAGCGGCTTTTGTCTTTGCAGATGTACCTTCAACACAGCTCTTTCTCACGACACTAGTCACAGTACACAGGCGACGGCAAACTGATCAGCAGTCTGACAACATTCGATCAGCCAAAATAACTAGCCACGTAGTGTTAACACTCATCATACCCTAATATAATCCAGTTTAGTGTCCCCAGGATACCATGAACTCCATGTTCTCCCCCACCCATCCAAAGCTGTAGTCAAAGCAGATCTGCAGTCTCCCTCCACTGTGGGCTCCACCCTGACACATGAATAACCTTATTCAGTCACTATGAGAAAGGTGGTAAAAGTCAGAAACTTAGTTAAGGTTAGGAATAACTGTCCCATCCtctgtggtggtgatgtgtatGTGGATAAGAGAATGTAATGGTTTCGAGCGTTAGGGGGTTATGTCAAAGCAGGAGTCAGGCTGTGCACAAGACATGCTAATCAATCCTCAAGTCAGAGACGAGCTTGTATCCACGAGGAATTAGCGTGAAGCCCAACTGTGTAAACACTAAATTAACTGATTAGAACCAATATCAAAACCCACACCCAAGATATGCTTAGTCTAGTCATGAAGACTTGCTACTTCACAGTTGTATGGCGTGACCTACACGAGCAGCTCCTTCACATCTGGTTTGATTTGGATTAGATGTTGTATGCAGCTACAGTAGAGCACAGAGAACGCACAGCTGTGCGGTGCCGTGGCTCTCCAAAGCCACAATCTGCCAACCAGGCCTTAGTCTGGCCCTGCGCGCCAGCAGGAGTCCACATGGCCGGCCACGAcggggagtgagagaggcagacaggcagAGCAGCGCTCGCGGCCTGTTCCCCCGCGAGCGCGAGCAGCCGTCACCAGGCGCGCGAGCATATCAATGCTGAGACGAAACGACACAATATCCGGTTATAAAGACGGTAGATGCAGCGTGGCCGTTTATCTGACCGCACATGAACGCTTTGGTTTAGCTCTGAATTGAACTCACATTAATGTGACATTAATATCTTTTGACATTTGTGGATTTTCAAGGTGTCGTCGTCGGCTTTGAAGGTGCCATTTTGCAACACGTTTCTCAAAGTAATCTCATTAAACGGGAGTCTAATTATCAAACTTTTATGTGTGTCAAAACCTAAAAGCATTTACATTTCTTAAGAAATAAAACCTGTTCACAAAATCCCAGCGTGATAAATACAACTCAAATGTGTTCAGTCACCTTTTACTTCACTAATTGATTCATTCTTTTGTTTCTCGACACTTGTGCACACGGTTATTGTAGACAGCTTTGCAGGCAAACAATATTTAGCTCATGTTGACAATGACCTGAATGCGAGACTACAAGAACTAGATGTTTCTCATGTAAACCTGATATGTCAGCACGACAGCTTGGCAAATGGGACGTTGACGTTTACCTAACCATCGgccagggaacacacacacacacacacacacacacacacacacacacacacacacacacacacacacacacatagcttgtgttatttttagattttattttctgggagagtaactgcagtgtactttACTAAGAAACATAAAGATAGTGTCTTTAGCCTATGTAATAAAACGTTTGATGGTTTTGATGTTACATGTGTGTGGTCTCATCATGTGTCATGACCACAGGTGTCAGTAGAATTCATGGAACAAACACATCAGCATTATCATattcagtgttgccatagttactttgaaacagtaatccgactactgactacttctttaaaaagtaactcagttaagttactgactacttgcttttaaaagtaactaagttagattacttttagttactttcagcagaggctgatcccccgcccctataacatgaaaatgactaccagttctgccaatactcactttattgacatgtattttaaccggaacatcaaaaatgacactggcatttgtaaactttttcttgaaataggcttacatgttttttaaataaataaataagacagtctttctgttcaactccgcccacttacagggttgccaactgtcacgcattgagacacacgcatttgactgtcttcacacgcttacgccacacttccgatatctcacgccgaaaaaaaaatccagtttatttacctctgatccacatctatgattcaatgagttactagttcgatctggcgccaaccaccggcgatcgatcgatcgcgatataatactgaatttagtcaattttacaccccgcccggtaacaatttacgttcgccgccaaggcccggttttttttttttttttcaggtttgacgttgtgtttttgaaagtagacagcactctgtcgccaggacagagtgtacaacggaccttaatgttgtcttccttagccgaaataaaatcaaaataatgcctgtatttccagctgctaaaggcgaacctctccttccatctgactttggcgccgcagagcagagatgacgtaaccgcgtaagaaacgtgtagccaaaaaataagaatgaataaatataacctacgttcccccgaaatgcagaaatagtaacgcacgatgttttagataagtaactttaatctgactactagtttttaaatagtagttgcgttagactactcgttactgaaaaaagtagtccgactacagtaacgcgttactaagtaacgcgttaccggcatcactgatCATATTATATATGCATTAAATGTTATAATCCATCACAGATATATGTGGCACGATATTGattaaattactttttaaaaatacttttttagtcttttgaatgtaAAATAGTAAAAAGACTGACatttgttacacacacacacacacacactactactactactactactactactacaattaCACAGATCTCACAGCAGTTTTACATGTAGGCCTAAATACTAGAACAGTTACATATCAAGGACATTTGTCCAAATATCTGATAAGTAGAAAAGATTATTACAATTCTGACATTATAATGGTCCCCATGATGGAGGAAAGTGTATTTTATATTTGAACTTTAGTTACTGGAGTTTTGTTACATTCACATTAATATTATATGTTTGTACAATGATCAATAATGCTGTTATGGTCTCGTATATTGCAGCAGGTAAAACCACTGGTTAGCGTCTCATTTTTCCCTTTAACCTGTTGAACTTCACCTTCATTTCAGGTCAAGAACTTGCATGCAGTGTGTGGCCACGCTGTAGTGGTGTGGAACGCTTGTCGTATGCTTTTATGTACAAAACACGTTCCACAGATGCTCCTGAAAGGGTGCAAGAGGTTTAGGAGACACTGAGGACGATGTGGCGGAAAGTCCAGGTGTTGATGAAGATCGAGaggatcagtgtatcttaaagaaacaacagaaccccccccccccccaaccatcaAGAGGAGATAGACCAAAGATGAGTGCCATACAGAATGCTATTTAAATGTCTGTTTAAATGAATATTGAATACAAGCTGAGCCATaacattattttaattttttctattacaatatgcatgtgtgtatgcatgtgtgtgtgtgtttgtgcacatgcatttgtgtgtgtgtgtgtgtgtgtttgtgaacatgcatttgtgtgtgtttgtgcacatgcatttgtgtgtgtgcgcccacaCATTTGTTTGTTCTGTTTCACACCTTTCAGAAAGTCTTCCCTCTCTCACAGAGACTGAACTGAGAACAGTGAGAATGAGAACTTCCACTTTTGTTTAACATTGCTCACACCACATTTCCATCCCCACTGTGCCCTCTGATAAGCACCTTTCTACAGAACGTTCACATTTGCCTCAACCATCAGCCACACACATCTTTCCCTTCCTCTCAATCTGTCCTCCCACCTTGACGTGTACGCTCCCCGCCGGTCTCAGCCTAAGCAcgcgcgcgtgcgcacacatctgcagtgggcgtgtgtgtgtgtgtgtgtgtgcgtgtggaagGTGTTCTCGACGGCCGCCCCATCTCCTCGCCCATCTCTCGACCCCGCGGCTCCTCGGAGGGTCTGCTGTCACCTCAGCTCAAGGAGTTCGGCCTTGCTCAGACGGCTCGCGATCCTCGTGGACATGACAGGGTGTGGGAGCGAGTGCCCCGCCGTGTTTGTGGTGGACAGCCAGGCGGCTCTCCCGCCCCTGCCCCCCAGGCCGGGCCGCAAGCAGGCCCAGCGGGGCAGAAGCCCGGCCCAGACCATGCTCTTCCTGCTGGTGGCGGTGGCTCTGTGCTGCGTGGCCGTGGAGGCCTGCTTCATCTACCGCCTGTACGCAACTCAGCAGAACGCCGTGAGTCTCTCTGTGCTGCTCGTCCTTTTAGAAGGATTTCAGATTTACTTATTGCATTTCTTTTTAATCTAATGTAATGATCACTTTTGTAATATTTAAATAGTGGTTCCTTGTGAAAAAGTCTAGCGGTAATTCTGGTCACTTTCGTGTCTGTCTTCCTCCTCTTGTTCTCGTTGAGTCTTTGGAACGTGGCTGAATTAAACATGTCGTTTCGAGGTGTGTGAGATTACGTCAGGTCCGCAGAGCAGTGCATCTTTTCGCGTTTTCTAGTCCCACATGCTGTTCTGAATCGTGAAGCAGTTTCTTTATTACACACACGACTGTAATACATTGCGTGACTGAAATGACCTGCTGAAATCACCTCAGTTACACTGCAGTGAGAGGCAGTTACTGAAACTGCATGTGAACTTGGATTTCAAAAACTAGATTGGGTGATGATAAAAACATATTTGACCAAATATATTCCAATAGCTGAGGTCGTAAACATTTTTCATCACTGTTGAAAGCGTCCTATCACGTAGAACCAGGTTGAGGAGACCAGGTTGAAAGGAGACCTGAACCATGTTCCTGTTTTAAAATACTTTCTAGCTTGAGGCTGCACCATTGCTGTTTTGAGAGACCACCATCGAGAGATTAACATCGTGTGGCCCAGCTCTGAAAGTCACTGCGGGTGACGAGGTCAGTCAGACTCGAAACCCCTGCACGAGCAGAAGCTCCCTGTGTGCCTGGCTGACCTATCACAGCGCAGAGACCCTGACCGAACGCACCTGAAACTCAGCATGTGCGCCGGGGGCGTTCTGGTCTAGGTGACCTGTTTAGCAGAAACCTACATCACGAATGTGGTAAGCTCAGAGATTACGATCAGCAGCCCCCCTGTTTGCAGACCGTGCAGAGCCGTGACTTTCAGTAGCTATAGCGTGACCTTTACTTGCAGAAGGGTCACATGACCTTTATTGCGGGAGGGTCACATGCGCCGGCCCGGTGCACTGTGCTGCCAGAGCTCTGACTCCTGCGGGCCCACCCAGCTCAGGCGCTTAGATGTTCCACCCACATGGTTCTGACCCAGGGCTGGCTCTTGTGTACGAAGCTTTGTGTAGCGCTTGGGTGTTACGACACGAGCCCCTCTCAGACGTGACTTAACACACCTGACTTTGTCTTCTTATCTTCttttcagaatcagaatcatgAAGGCCCACGAACAGAGGCAAGGAAAGGTAACGGTAGAGAATACACCAACAATAATTAGtgaatgtgtatatatagtgaatgtatatgtgtgtgtgtgtgttagataaTAACTATATATAACCTGAAGACTTATGAAAagatataactatatatattatataatatatgacGAGATATAAATATTATGTGATGTTTCAGGCGGACCAGAGAAAGATGGCGATATTATACCAAAAACCAGACAGCACACAGTGATGAAGCCAGCGAAACCACTGGCTCACCTTACAGGTGCCACTATTCCCAGCACCGCACCTGTACAATGTCTTCACTGTCTGCTTAGGGATAATTAACACTTACAtctggtctgtctgtctgtctgtctgtctgtctgtggtgaAGCTGGTAGTGAAAGGCCAGACAGTAAAGGAGTGATGCGGTGGGCCACCTCGGATCCTGAAGTTCATGACATAGAGTACAGGGAAGGGGCGCTAGTGATCTCCAGAGAAGGTTTCTACTACGTGTACTCCAAGCTGTGCTTCAGCCTGGACAGAGACATGTTCGACTACACCGTGATGAAGAACTCGTCGCGATACATGGGCGACCCCATCGAGCTCCTGCGATACCGCGTGTACGAGTTTAAACCCACCAAGAAAGGCTCGCAGGGGAGCGGCTACCTGGGCGGGGTTTTCCACCTGCTCAAGGACGACGCTCTTTTTGTCCAGCTGAGGAACAGAACCGCGCTCCGACTGCAGAACGCGGCCGACAACTTCTTCGGCATGTTCATGCTGTAGCCACAGTGAGCACCGCGCCTTGTGCAGGACGCCATTCATTATAATTTATTGTTTGGGGTATTAAAGGTGCAATAAGCGATATTATGATTATGCTTGAAAAGATTTTGAGTACGATGGGCTCTTCTTGCACGTCACGTGAATGGCCAAACTCTCACTGATGCACGTTACTATGTAACATGTTGGGGTTTTTACACTTGGTAAGATTTTTCTTTAAACGTTGTacctttaatatatatatatatatatatatatatatatatatatatatatatatatatatatatatatatatatatatatattggagcAGTTCTTACATCCTCTATAGCACTTTCCAAACAGTTTATTAGATTCACTCAAGAACATAACACAGGAGAAGGATTTGGTCATATCTCTGTGGAAACTTCTAGAGTCAGTTTCCTGGATGTGGTTTAAGCATAGTCTTGGACTAAATCCTGATTTGACATTGAGATCATTttgaagtgctatataaataaaatggacaAAAAGTTGACCTTTTCTCCATTACAGTAGCATAATCCTTTAGATCACTAAAATCTTCCTGAATTCTGCATATTATAATAAATACTGGTTGGTGGATATTTTGTAGACTTCAAAGCAAAACATTTTAGTACAACATTAAGTCCTTTGATTACTATTTCTATCTTTCTAATCTTTATTGTTGTTAAAACCTTGTTATAGTTATAAATTGAATGTATTCTCTAACATGTTTTCTAAGTTTATAGTTGTTTCATATTTGCATACATAAGAATATATCTATAATAATAACTGACTCTGTAAAGTTCATGTTAATTGAAATTTTGTACTCTACCTTGTTTTTTCTAAGCTTTTTTAGTCAATAATAAATATTTCAAATATCTTATGTCAAATCATTTTAAAAACGTTTCCTGTTTTTACATTTAGTAGCCCTTAGGTTGTTTTGTCTTAAGGGCACATCTGCCCCAAACACAATGCGAGCCGAGTCAGCACACACAGGTTGCGAGGTTGTGGTCGGCCTGACTGACATGCGTTATATGAACAAATACATCTGTGTGTCTTGGCAACATCGCAAATGCGTTCAAAGTCCTCACCTCTGTGACTCCCCTCTCTTATTTTATCTGTGTTTTGCTATATGGACAAACCTGACTGTAGTGTGATGCAACACTGCACTGAATCACTGAATCAGACCAGAGTCATCTAAAGCTATCGgactgaatctctctctctctctctctctcatgcatgcacacatggacgtaatttttaatttcaaaagtggggAGGACATGGATTCgtagctatttaaatatttggttttaaccgtaaaaactgggggggaccaaagctggcttttgaaaaagtgggggggacatgtcccccccgtccccccccaaaattacgtccgtgcatgCACATGTGCGCGTCTCTGTGTGTGAACGTCAGTGAAATCGTCTTGGTTTCGTTTGGATTTCTCTGCACCTGTGGGTCGAGTTCTAAGAAGCCGCAGAGACTTCCGCCCACGCTGGGAGACGTCGCCTGGCCTGCTGTAAGCTCAGCCCCACCGTGTTAGTGTAAACGAGGCAGGAAGTGGGTAGCgccggggtgggtggggggtaacGGGTCAGTACCACGTACCTGACAGCCGTACTTATGCTGACTCACACGACGCCTCCCCCGAATGTCCCTTTGGAACGTTCCAGCTGCACATCGGTACGCACCATTTTATCAtttttgggggtgggtgtgtaatGGGACATTTCCGATATATGTGTCCTTCATCAGCGGTGGGTGCAGGCAAAGTGTTTCTTTGCACAGAATcctgtgcttttttttttacacaaaaaaaCTTTTGTGTACTTCGCTACAATCTTAATATCTGTCAGACGGTTCACCGCAGTTACCCACCTGGAATCTTCttaattaatatatattaaCATGGGTAAGTCCAGACAGTTACAGTTGGAGGGAGGCCATGGAAATAATAGCACAACCTTTTAACTGATGTGCACTGCAAACTTAAGTAGGAAACACAGACCACatcagaggaaaggagagagagagagagaaagaaagagagagagacaggaagagattATGTCAAAAATCCTATCATTTGAGTCATGGTTGAGTCAACTTTATTCACTCACATACAGTACAATCATGCTCTTAGTAAGAACAGAGTTACAGGCTGAAACCAATGTTATCATGCACAA
This Brachyhypopomus gauderio isolate BG-103 chromosome 6, BGAUD_0.2, whole genome shotgun sequence DNA region includes the following protein-coding sequences:
- the tnfsf14 gene encoding tumor necrosis factor ligand superfamily member 14, yielding MTGCGSECPAVFVVDSQAALPPLPPRPGRKQAQRGRSPAQTMLFLLVAVALCCVAVEACFIYRLYATQQNANQNHEGPRTEARKGGPEKDGDIIPKTRQHTVMKPAKPLAHLTAGSERPDSKGVMRWATSDPEVHDIEYREGALVISREGFYYVYSKLCFSLDRDMFDYTVMKNSSRYMGDPIELLRYRVYEFKPTKKGSQGSGYLGGVFHLLKDDALFVQLRNRTALRLQNAADNFFGMFML